Proteins found in one Planococcus citri chromosome 2, ihPlaCitr1.1, whole genome shotgun sequence genomic segment:
- the LOC135834656 gene encoding uncharacterized protein LOC135834656 yields the protein MVKVKEFCCGFSLRSGTYIAAWGLLVWSFYIFIQAVYYFIYIQRLLTRYNTSEVPKSWSLLPYLLAYDVTRTTTGITVSLTAIWALQKNNPKFLSGLLWYLYYSIIFTIFEEIFLIFAFDLEKFILRLNPTINSYLPFDSKSEGSDEIALVFLIYLFGIGAASYFALIVKSYRDYSLRNEAHNVQYVGPDATTVGYIRS from the exons ATGGTGAAAGTGAAAGAATTCTGTTGCGGGTTCTCTCTTCGAAGTGGAACGTATATTGCAGCATGGGGTTTACTA GTATGGAGTTTTTATATATTTATACAGGCTGTGTATTATTTTATCTACATTCAACGTCTGCTTACAAGATATAACACTTCCGAAGTACCAAAATCAT ggtCTCTGTTACCGTATTTACTTGCCTATGATGTCACAAGGACCACTACTGGGATAACGGTTTCCCTTACAGCTATATGGGCACTTCAAAAG AACAACCCCAAATTTTTAAGCGGTCTTCTATGGTACCTATATTACtccataatttttacaatatttgagGAGATATTCTTAATATTCGCGttcgatttggaaaaatttatattgCGGTTGAATCCGACAATTAATAGCTATCTTCCGTTTGACTCTAAGTCCGAGGGAAGTGATGAAATCGCATTGGTTttcttgatttatttatttggaATAG GAGCTGCATCTTATTTTGCGTTGATTGTGAAATCCTACCGAGATTATTCGTTAAGAAATGAAGCTCACAATGTTCAATATGTCGGTCCGGATGCAACAACTGTTGGGTATATAAGATCATAG
- the LOC135834659 gene encoding uncharacterized protein LOC135834659, translating into MGKNYLSANCFKMVKVKEFCCGFSLRSGTYIAAWGLLVWSSYLFIQAVYYYMHIQRLFTQYHISDSEVPKSWSLLPYLLAYDVTRTTTGITVSLIAIWALQKNKSKFLNGLLWYLYYSITFTILEEILLIFAFDLETFLLRLNPTVRNYLPFDSESEGSDEIALVFLIYLFGIGAASYFTLIVKSYRDYSLRNEAHNVQYVGPDATTIGYIRS; encoded by the exons ATGGGCAAGAACTACCTATCTGCGAATTGTTTCAAAATGGTGAAAGTGAAAGAATTCTGTTGCGGGTTCTCTCTTCGAAGTGGAACCTATATTGCAGCATGGGGTTTACTA GTATGGAGTTCTTATCTATTTATACAGGCTGTGTATTATTATATGCACATTCAACGTCTGTTTACACAATACCATATTTCCGATTCCGAAGTACCAAAATCAT ggtCTCTGTTACCGTATTTACTTGCCTATGACGTCACAAGGACCACTACTGGGATAACGGTTTCTCTAATAGCTATATGGGCACTTCAAAAG AAcaagtccaaatttttaaaCGGTCTTCTATGGTACCTATATTACTCCATAACTTTTACAATACTTGAGGAGATATTGTTAATATTCGCATTtgatttggaaacttttttattGCGGTTAAATCCGACAGTTCGTAACTATCTTCCATTTGACTCTGAGTCTGAGGGAAGTGATGAAATCGCGTTGGTTttcttgatttatttatttggaATAG GAGCTGCATCTTATTTTACGTTGATTGTGAAATCCTACAGAGATTATTCATTGAGAAATGAAGCTCACAATGTTCAATATGTCGGCCCGGATGCAACAACTATTGGGTATATAAGATCATAg
- the LOC135834660 gene encoding uncharacterized protein LOC135834660: MDIVTRFKTFKAKECCCGCTLRTGTLILLWMILILNSLDAIYYLSQLLYKSGVVTFMTFRAAYLFVSCITGVIVSLFGIFGIQKNIPKYLSYSYYYILYDVAFLFMCAIVALVKPTWHRYYILADKYALSAPGGGEFTVIIIIVYFFAGGLLSYFAIIVRSCRDAMEKNPTRARGQFNGMPDPAAAGYNVA; this comes from the exons atggatataGTGACTcgattcaaaactttcaaagctAAAGAATGCTGTTGTGGTTGTACTTTGCGAACAGGAACATTGATTTTGTTGTGGATGATTCTG attctcAACAGTTTGGATGCAATCTATTACTTGAGTCAATTATTATACAAAAGCGGCGTTG ttACTTTTATGACATTTCGTGCAGCCTACCTGTTCGTCTCTTGTATTACTGGTGTAATAGTTTCTTTGTTCGGAATATTTGGCATTCAAAAG AATATTCCAAAATATCTGTCATACAGTTATTATTACATCCTTTACGACGTGGCTTTTCTCTTTATGTGTGCAATAGTCGCTTTGGTCAAACCAACTTGGCACCGATATTACATTTTGGCTGATAAATATGCGCTCAGTGCGCCGGGAGGAGGCGAGTTTACGGtcataattattattgtatattttttcgcaGGAG GGCTCTTATCATATTTCGCCATTATTGTGAGAAGCTGTCGAGATGCCATGGAAAAGAACCCAACCAGAGCTAGAGGCCAATTCAATGGTATGCCAGATCCAGCAGCTGCTGGTTACAATGTGGCCTAA
- the LOC135834657 gene encoding uncharacterized protein LOC135834657 — protein sequence MVKVKEFCCGCSLRSGTYIAAWGLLVWSFYIFIVAVYYFMFILRLATKTSSWTRCLFAYDVTRTTIGMTVSLIAIWALQKNKSKFLSGLLWYLYYSITFTILDEMLLIFAFDVEVSYLWTLNLMGHSYVRSGRSEDIALIFLIYLFGIGVASYFALIVKSYRDYSFRNEAHNVQFVGPDATTVGYITA from the exons ATGGTGAAGGTGAAAGAATTCTGTTGCGGGTGCTCTCTCCGAAGTGGAACGTATATTGCAGCATGGGGTTTACTA GTATGGAGTTTTTATATATTTATAGTGGCTGTGTATTATTTTATGTTCATTCTACGTTTGGCTACCAAAACAA gttCTTGGACACGGTGTTTATTTGCCTATGACGTCACAAGGACCACTATTGGAATGACAGTTTCCCTAATAGCGATATGGGCACTTCAAAAG aataaatccaaatttttaagCGGTCTTCTATGGTACTTATATTACTCCATAACTTTTACAATACTTGATGAGATGTTGTTAATATTCGCGTTCGATGTGGAAGTATCTTATTTATGGACGTTAAATCTGATGGGTCATAGCTATGTTAGGTCTGGGAGAAGTGAAGACATCGCATTGATTttcttgatttatttatttggaATAG GAGTTGCATCTTATTTTGCGTTGATTGTGAAATCCTACCGAGATTATTCGTTTAGAAATGAAGCTCACAATGTTCAATTTGTCGGCCCGGATGCAACAACTGTTGGGTATATAACAGCATAG